In Pyrus communis chromosome 1, drPyrComm1.1, whole genome shotgun sequence, the following are encoded in one genomic region:
- the LOC137708243 gene encoding 1-aminocyclopropane-1-carboxylate synthase — protein sequence MRMLSRNATFNSHGQDSSYFLGWQEYEKNPYHEVHNTNGIIQMGLAENQLCFDLLESWLAKNPEAAAFKKNGESIFAELALFQDYHGLPAFKKAMVDFMAEIRGNKVTLDPNHLVLTAGATSANETFIFCLADPGEAVLIPTPYYPGFDRDLKWRTGVEIVPIHCTSSNGFQITETTLEEAYQEAEKRNLRVKGVLVTNPSNPLGTTMTRNELYLLLSFVEDKGIHLISDEIYSGTAFSSPSFISVMEVLKDRNCDKNSEVWQRVHVVYSLSKDLGLPGFRVGAIYSNDDMVVAAATKMSSFGLVSSQTQHLLSAMLSDKKLTKNYIAENHKRLKQRQKNLVSGLQKAGISCLNGNAGLFCWVDMRHLLRSNTFEAEMELWKKIVYEVHLNISPGSSCHCTEPGWFRVCFANLPERTLDLAMQRLKAFVGEYYNVPEVNGRSQSSHLSHSRGQSLTKWVSRLSFDDRCSIHGR from the exons atgCGCATGTTATCCAGAAACGCTACGTTCAACTCTCACGGCCAAGACTCCTCCTACTTCTTAGGTTGGCAAGAGTATGAGAAGAACCCCTACCATGAGGTCCACAACACAAACGGGATTATTCAGATGGGTCTCGCAGAAAATCag ctcTGCTTTGATCTTCTCGAGTCATGGCTGGCTAAGAACCCAGAAGCAgctgcatttaaaaaaaatggagaatcCATATTTGCAGAGCTTGCTCTCTTCCAAGATTATCATGGCCTTCCCGCATTCAAAAAG GCAATGGTAGATTTCATGGCGGAAATCCGAGGGAACAAAGTGACCCTTGATCCCAACCACTTAGTGCTCACCGCCGGTGCAACTTCAGCCAATGAGACCTTTATTTTCTGCCTTGCTGACCCCGGCGAAGCCGTTCTTATTCCTACCCCATACTACCCAGG ATTTGATAGAGACCTCAAGTGGCGAACTGGAGTCGAGATTGTACCCATTCACTGCACAAGCTCCAATGGCTTCCAAATTACTGAAACCACTCTGGAAGAAGCCTACCAAGAAGCCGAAAAACGCAATCTCAGAGTCAAAGGAGTCTTGGTCACGAACCCATCAAATCCATTGGGCACCACAATGACCAGAAACGAACTCTACCTCCTCCTTTCCTTCGTTGAAGACAAAGGCATCCACCTCATTAGCGATGAAATTTACTCCGGCACGGCTTTTAGCTCCCCATCCTTTATAAGCGTCATGGAAGTTCTCAAAGACAGAAACTGTGATAAGAATTCCGAAGTTTGGCAGCGAGTTCACGTTGTCTATAGCCTCTCTAAGGATCTTGGCCTTCCGGGTTTTCGGGTTGGCGCCATTTACTCCAACGACGACATGGTTGTGGCCGCCGCTACAAAAATGTCAAGCTTTGGTCTTGTTTCTTCTCAAACTCAGCACCTTCTCTCAGCCATGCTATCCGACAAGAAACTCACTAAGAACTACATAGCCGAGAACcacaaaagactcaaacaacgTCAGAAAAATCTCGTCTCCGGCCTTCAGAAAGCTGGCATTAGCTGCCTCAACGGCAATGCTGGCTTGTTCTGTTGGGTGGATATGAGGCACTTGCTTAGGTCAAACACCTTTGAAGCCGAAATGGAGCTCTGGAAAAAGATTGTATACGAAGTTCACCTCAATATCTCTCCTGGATCATCTTGTCATTGCACGGAACCTGGTTGGTTCCGTGTCTGCTTTGCCAACTTGCCCGAGAGAACTCTGGACTTGGCAATGCAGAGACTGAAGGCATTTGTAGGGGAATATTACAACGTCCCTGAGGTCAATGGCCGCAGCCAAAGCAGCCATTTAAGCCACTCGAGAGGACAGTCGCTCACGAAGTGGGTTTCCCGGCTATCCTTCGATGACCGCTGTTCTATTCACGGTAGATGA